In a single window of the Bacteroidales bacterium genome:
- the metG gene encoding methionine--tRNA ligase: protein MEHPQKKYKRTTITSALPYANGPVHIGHLAGVYVPADIYARYLRSKGEEVIFIGGSDEHGVPITIKARNEKCTPKDIVDKYHNIIKTSFEEFGISFDIYSRTSNKTHHETSSEIFKTLYDKGEFIEKTTEQYYDEEAKQFLADRYITGTCPHCNNEKAYGDQCEQCGTSLNATDLINPKSVLSGNLPVLKETKHWFLPLDKYEPWLRQWVLEEHKEWKTNVYGQCKSWLDQGLQPRAVTRDLDWGVKVPVDGAEGKVLYVWFDAPIGYISATKEWAATNGKNWETYWKDKETRLLHFIGKDNIVFHCIVFPSILHAEGSYILPDNVPANEFLNLEGDKISTSRNWAVWLHEYLQEFPGKQDVLRYTLTATAPETKDNDFTWKDFQARNNNELVAILGNFVNRALVLTHKYYNGEVPACSILTDYDNQVLAELSKFPVTIAESLDAFRFREALAETMNLARLGNKYLADTEPWKLIATDTERVKTIMNIALQICANLSIVMEPFLPFTAKKLCELLIFQKHLWNDAGKKELLKPGHKINQPELLFEKIEDDAIEFQLKKLMDTKKENQANNIALQAAKDIIQYDDFSRMDLRTATILEAEVVPKTKKLLKLKLDTGIDVRTVVSGIAEFYQPEQIIGKKVVLLANLAPKEIKGIPSQGMILMAENSEGKLCFVSPTEVFHNGCVVK from the coding sequence ATGGAGCATCCACAAAAAAAATATAAACGAACCACCATAACCTCTGCCCTGCCCTATGCCAATGGGCCTGTACATATCGGGCATCTTGCAGGTGTTTATGTCCCCGCAGATATTTATGCACGTTATCTGCGCTCAAAAGGCGAAGAAGTAATTTTTATCGGAGGTTCCGACGAGCATGGGGTTCCCATTACCATAAAAGCCCGTAACGAAAAATGCACACCTAAAGATATTGTCGATAAATATCATAATATTATTAAAACATCTTTTGAAGAATTTGGAATTTCTTTTGATATTTATTCCCGAACTTCCAATAAAACACATCACGAAACTTCTTCGGAAATTTTTAAAACACTTTACGATAAAGGCGAGTTCATTGAAAAAACCACCGAACAATATTATGACGAAGAAGCCAAACAGTTTCTTGCCGACAGATATATTACCGGGACCTGTCCTCACTGCAACAATGAAAAGGCATACGGTGATCAGTGCGAACAATGCGGTACGTCTCTGAATGCCACCGACCTTATAAATCCAAAATCAGTTTTAAGCGGAAATCTTCCTGTACTGAAAGAAACCAAACACTGGTTTTTGCCGCTCGACAAGTACGAACCCTGGCTCCGGCAGTGGGTACTTGAAGAACATAAAGAGTGGAAAACAAATGTTTATGGACAATGCAAATCCTGGCTTGACCAGGGCCTGCAACCGCGTGCTGTTACCCGCGACCTTGACTGGGGTGTGAAAGTGCCTGTTGACGGCGCCGAAGGGAAAGTGTTGTATGTATGGTTTGATGCGCCTATCGGATATATTTCCGCAACTAAAGAATGGGCTGCGACAAATGGAAAAAACTGGGAGACTTACTGGAAAGACAAAGAAACGCGTCTGTTGCATTTTATTGGAAAAGACAATATTGTTTTTCATTGTATTGTATTCCCGTCCATACTGCATGCAGAGGGCAGTTATATTCTTCCTGACAATGTGCCTGCTAACGAATTTTTAAACCTGGAAGGAGATAAAATTTCTACTTCCCGTAATTGGGCTGTCTGGTTGCACGAATATCTACAGGAGTTTCCGGGGAAACAGGATGTTTTAAGATATACCCTGACTGCAACAGCCCCGGAAACTAAAGACAATGATTTTACATGGAAAGATTTTCAGGCAAGAAACAATAACGAGTTGGTCGCCATACTGGGAAATTTTGTGAACCGGGCTTTGGTACTTACTCACAAATATTACAACGGAGAAGTTCCTGCTTGTTCAATTTTAACTGATTATGATAATCAAGTGCTGGCTGAGTTGTCAAAATTTCCGGTTACTATTGCTGAAAGTCTTGATGCATTTCGTTTTCGTGAAGCTCTTGCCGAAACAATGAACCTGGCGCGCCTTGGAAATAAATACCTCGCTGACACTGAACCATGGAAACTCATCGCCACTGATACCGAACGCGTAAAAACGATTATGAATATTGCACTTCAGATATGTGCTAATCTCAGCATAGTAATGGAGCCGTTTTTACCATTCACTGCAAAAAAACTTTGCGAACTGCTTATTTTCCAAAAACATCTGTGGAATGATGCCGGTAAAAAGGAATTATTAAAACCGGGGCATAAAATTAACCAGCCGGAACTGTTGTTCGAAAAAATTGAAGATGATGCCATAGAATTTCAATTAAAAAAACTGATGGATACCAAAAAAGAAAACCAGGCAAATAACATCGCCTTGCAAGCTGCAAAAGACATTATACAATATGACGATTTTTCGCGCATGGATTTAAGAACTGCAACCATACTTGAAGCTGAGGTTGTTCCCAAAACAAAAAAACTTCTAAAACTGAAGCTCGACACAGGCATTGACGTCAGAACTGTGGTTTCGGGTATTGCAGAGTTTTATCAGCCCGAACAAATTATAGGAAAAAAAGTGGTTTTGCTTGCCAATCTTGCCCCAAAAGAAATCAAGGGCATTCCTTCGCAGGGCATGATACTGATGGCGGAAAACAGTGAGGGAAAATTATGTTTTGTTTCGCCCACTGAAGTTTTTCATAACGGATGTGTCGTGAAATAG
- a CDS encoding LD-carboxypeptidase — protein sequence MTLTLKTPQPLCVGDKIGIAAPARKISPEELQFALDIFKSWGLEPVFASNLFLSDHQYAGTDEERITGFQELLDNPDIKAIICARGGYGTLRIIDNFDFSFFAAKPKWIAGYSDVTILHSHINNLYATETLHCSMPLSFLANTSEALESLRKALFGEPITYSVSGHEFDKTGETSGILTGGNLSILYALSDSVSDIDTKGKILFIEDLEEYLYHIDRMMMQLKRSGKLQNLAGLIVGGMSNMNDNTVPFGKSAYEIIAEHVTPYSYPVCFGFPAGHIEDNRALIFGREVKLVVSDTGSELCFE from the coding sequence ATGACCTTAACGCTTAAGACTCCTCAACCATTATGTGTCGGTGATAAAATCGGCATCGCCGCTCCGGCCCGCAAGATAAGCCCCGAAGAGCTTCAATTTGCATTGGATATTTTTAAAAGCTGGGGACTGGAACCGGTTTTTGCTTCTAACCTTTTTTTAAGCGACCATCAATATGCTGGCACCGATGAAGAGCGGATTACGGGTTTTCAGGAACTGCTTGATAATCCTGATATAAAAGCAATAATATGCGCACGGGGTGGTTATGGCACATTACGAATTATCGACAACTTTGATTTTTCTTTCTTTGCCGCCAAACCAAAATGGATTGCTGGCTATAGTGATGTTACTATATTGCATTCGCATATCAACAACTTGTATGCAACAGAGACACTTCACTGTTCCATGCCGCTTAGTTTTCTGGCCAACACATCTGAAGCGCTTGAAAGTTTAAGAAAAGCTTTGTTTGGAGAGCCAATTACATATTCTGTTTCTGGCCACGAATTCGACAAGACAGGAGAAACATCAGGAATATTGACCGGTGGAAATTTATCTATTTTGTATGCCTTGAGCGACTCCGTATCTGATATTGATACAAAAGGAAAAATATTGTTTATTGAAGATCTTGAAGAATACCTGTATCATATTGACCGCATGATGATGCAACTGAAGCGTTCGGGGAAACTGCAAAACCTAGCAGGGCTTATTGTTGGCGGCATGAGCAATATGAATGACAATACGGTTCCTTTCGGAAAAAGCGCTTATGAAATCATTGCAGAACATGTTACTCCCTACAGCTATCCTGTATGCTTCGGTTTCCCTGCAGGGCATATAGAAGACAATCGGGCTCTTATATTTGGCAGGGAAGTTAAGTTGGTAGTTTCTGATACCGGCTCTGAGTTGTGCTTTGAATAA